The Burkholderia pyrrocinia genome includes a region encoding these proteins:
- a CDS encoding enoyl-CoA hydratase/isomerase family protein has translation MNVEDIRIERHGGVVTLRLNRPAKRNSLARPHLDFLRDTLDALANDPAVRCLVLTGTGSAFCAGADVDEWAEAERNGELDTYGWSERAHRFVEALAAFPRPTVAALNGSTVGAGADIGFACDFRIASTAATLRCGYTGMGYSPDMGGSWFLPRLARPDVVRRFIFLNERWHAQDALAAGLVSEVVDADAFAQHVAAFAARLAQGPSVAFGHTKALLAQSLTHTLAEQLHGELAACVACGHSEDGREALRASVEGRAPLFVGR, from the coding sequence ATGAACGTTGAGGACATCCGAATCGAACGGCACGGCGGCGTCGTGACCCTTCGCCTGAACCGGCCCGCGAAACGCAACTCGCTCGCGCGGCCGCATCTCGACTTCCTGCGCGACACGCTCGATGCGCTCGCGAACGATCCGGCCGTGCGCTGCCTCGTGCTGACCGGCACCGGCAGCGCGTTCTGCGCGGGCGCGGACGTCGACGAGTGGGCCGAGGCCGAGCGCAACGGCGAACTCGACACCTACGGGTGGAGCGAGCGCGCGCACCGGTTCGTCGAAGCGCTGGCGGCATTTCCGCGCCCCACCGTCGCGGCGCTGAACGGCTCGACGGTCGGCGCGGGCGCCGACATCGGCTTTGCCTGCGACTTCCGCATCGCAAGCACGGCCGCGACGCTGCGTTGCGGCTATACGGGAATGGGCTACAGCCCCGACATGGGCGGAAGCTGGTTCCTGCCGCGTCTCGCACGGCCCGACGTCGTGCGCCGCTTCATCTTCCTGAACGAACGCTGGCACGCGCAGGACGCGCTCGCAGCCGGGCTCGTGTCCGAAGTCGTCGACGCCGACGCGTTCGCGCAGCACGTCGCCGCATTCGCCGCGCGTCTCGCACAAGGGCCGAGTGTTGCGTTCGGCCACACCAAGGCGCTGCTCGCGCAGTCGCTCACGCACACGCTTGCCGAGCAGCTGCACGGCGAGCTGGCGGCCTGCGTCGCTTGCGGTCACAGCGAGGACGGCCGGGAAGCGCTTCGCGCGTCGGTCGAAGGTCGCGCCCCTCTTTTTGTCGGGAGATGA